In Sander vitreus isolate 19-12246 chromosome 12, sanVit1, whole genome shotgun sequence, the following proteins share a genomic window:
- the myripa gene encoding uncharacterized protein myripa isoform X3, with translation MAARVVSAMGRKIDLSGLKDNEAEHVLQVVQRDMRLRKKEEERLSELKQELDEEGSRCLLLSRQRYFNQRCCIRCCSPFTFLLNTKRQCNDCHYNVCKACRVYNKQDKAWLCSTCQKSRLLKTQSLEWFYTNVKTRFKRFGSAKVLKTLYRKHLAEHSALSELAEGSAYEESICNEGSICGSDSTFYRQSEDHSMAETLTVASRVAEEAVDEAISKAESDIANQEKQNEAHYLREHRGELIEELAKTIVQKIINTRKALAEMRAEYDQDWPVERNTDLYHDQSDCDQASSSLKHQPALWRSHSAFSLLDNYPPGLIQDSLQELKKDGGRLAMSPWKSVDRLDNIGVSSVLKSPDGNWIALQSAQLSRPSLLTRRKSLVFSALERESEVVSAYEGMGSDLETKPESDRSWGAVLQEINRNMTDSNSNLQDTRDRIPSLLMGRRGSRDDLSSDSEGDWKRKLPAEIRRSSTSHRTSIIDVNFNVERAGVEEESKVAAEPEVEKVRRSRKKKKSKKESSSSVLDNSNKDNHLQHSSDAGTPEPFHLEGDMTGYGANQIEQELTLKPTLNQLAGHVSESSTGGEEEVRDAGNDGQREIKRRGSEDRDEEDERLWRREIDLDEDRTEEEEDIDDKEMKYRLFRLIAQSKLAYFSSTDNELDKAGQSKEEWEGDRDEDMDEQKVKKTDGLNSKKKVRANQFSSTEDELDRVGVMDEEKTGDEEEEDELAVKLCRLANQANATQFSSTEDELDRAGRGEEGKEVIDEEKLWKLEAEKDVHATQLRDLASLVSASQYSSTEDELDRVGEKEVEEEVNEGGIKREEAVRKNRERRESFGNLDVAMFDLRYEIKERKTESSDEKVEDVQQDQTEKTEEILSLHETKVQQEKWPDKKEGEERQEEENIRESKGSQETAVDSDEEDAEFHRIISSMLMMTLDDMQVETSKDETAENRSINREPEEVDTDENVKVGFENGFEETAVDAQSTNESEETESAKGVQSQDDNLMPESAVRERAGENVCEQIRGDISRKKESGDATGKNDNEQEKDADAQEKRNLAIKETLKDHDEQEDRKVTTEWKMIETQEDTAEEAFENKEMDIRLKEVSSRQEGLLSPEEIQSRYTAVSLRSITTEVLKVLNATEELLLQGVEGGDGPRLSSASLPPNTDPKKLDQQFSRLEENRFLPQVVGPWDGEGGATLLFSGCDRPGSVAIPATRRSLTSPPSGPGSRRGPPGFLRPGCMWQLERCTVWRRS, from the exons ATGGCAGCCAGAGTTGTGTCAGCGATGGGCAGGAAGATAGATCTGTCGGGGCTAAAGGACAACGAGGCGGAGCATGTGCTGCAAGTGGTGCAGAGGGACATGAGGCTAcgaaagaaggaggaggaacgCCTCAG TGAACTGAAGCAGGAGCTGGACGAGGAGGGCAGTCGCTGCCTCCTGCTGTCACGGCAGAGATACTTTAACCAGCGGTGCTGCATCCGCTGCTGCTCGCCCTTCACCTTCCTGCTCAACACAAAGCGCCAATGCAACGACTGCCACTACAACGTCTGCAAGGCCTGCCGGGTCTACAACAAGCAGGACAAAGCCTGGCTCTGCTCCACCTGCCAGAAGAGCAG gtTGTTGAAGACACAGTCACTAGAGTGGTTCTACACTAATGTGAAGACGCGCTTTAAGAGGTTCGGCAGTGCCAAAGTGCTGAAGACTCTTTACAGGAAGCACCTGGCAGAGCACAGCGCACTTTCAGAACTTGCTG aGGGCAGCGCTTACGAGGAGAGTATCTGCAATGAGGGCAGCATCTGTGGGAGTGACTCAACCTTCTACAGACAAAGTGAAG ACCACAGCATGGCAGAGACACTCACTGTGGCCTCGCGGGTGGCAGAGGAGGCTGTAGACGAGGCCATTTCCAAGGCTGAGTCCGACATTGCCAATCAG GAGAAGCAGAATGAGGCTCACTATCTGCGGGAGCACAGAGGAGAGCTCATTGAGGAACTAGCCAAAACTATTGTGCAAAAA ATTATTAATACGAGGAAGGCTTTGGCTGAGATGAGAGCAGAATATGACCAGGATTGGCCAGTTGAACGTAACACTGACCTTTATCATGATCAGTCTGACTGTGATCAAGCCTCCAGCTCCCTTAAACACCAACCAGCCCTCTGG AGGTCACACTCTGCCTTCTCCCTGTTGGACAATTACCCTCCAGGTCTGATACAAGACTCCTTACAGGAGCTAAAGAAGGACGGAGGTAGGTTAGCTATGTCACCCTGGAAGAGTGTAGACCGGCTGGACAACATTG gtgtgtccTCAGTGCTGAAGAGCCCAGACGGGAACTGGATCGCCCTGCAGAGCGCTCAGCTCTCTCGTCCCAGCCTGCTGACCAGAAGGAAGAGCCTGGTCTTCAGTGCCTTGGAGAGGGAGTCTGAAGTGGTGTCCGCCTACGAAGGCATGGGCTCTGACCTTGAAACCAAACCCGAATCTGACAGATCCTGGGGTGCCGTCCTCCAGGAGATCAACAGGAACATGACAGACTCGAACTCCAACCTGCAGGACACCCGCGACAGGATCCCGTCCCTGCTGATGGGCCGCCGAGGTAGCAGAGACGATCTGTCTTCAGACTCTGAGGGGGACTGGAAGAGGAAGCTACCCGCAGAGATCAGGCGATCGTCAACCTCCCATAGGACCAGCATCATCGATGTGAACTTTAATGTGGAAAGAGCCGGAGTGGAAGAGGAGAGCAAGGTGGCTGCAGAGCCGGAGGTGGAAAAAGTCAGGAGATCgcggaagaaaaagaagagtaaAAAAGAGTCGTCTTCCTCTGTGCTG GATAACAGCAACAAAGACAACCATTTGCAACATTCTTCTGATGCTGGAACCCCTGAACCTTTTCACCTCGAGGGTGACATGACAGGGTATGGAGCAAATCAGATTGAGCAGGAGCTCACGCTAAAACCTACGCTAAATCAGCTAGCAGGCCACGTTTCTGAGTCCTCCaccggaggagaagaagaagtgaGAGATGCTGGTAATGATGGACAGAGGGAGATAAAGAGACGGGGGAGTGAGGACAGAGATGAAGAAGATGagaggctgtggaggagggaGATTGACTTGGATGAAGAtagaacagaggaagaggaagacataGATGATAAAGAGATGAAATACAGATTATTCAGGCTCATCGCACAGTCCAAACTCGCATACTTCTCATCTACTGATAATGAGTTAGACAAAGCTGGTCAGAGTAAAGAAGAATGGGAAGGAGACAGGGATGAAGATATGGATGAGCAAAAGGTGAAAAAGACAGATGGACTTAATTCTAAAAAGAAAGTCAGGGCCAACCAGTTCTCCTCCACAGAGGATGAGCTGGACAGAGTTGGAGTCATGGATGAAGAGAAGACAGgcgacgaggaggaggaggatgagctGGCAGTGAAACTGTGCCGATTAGCTAACCAAGCCAACGCCACCCAGTTTTCATCCACGGAGGATGAGTTAGACCGAGCAGGCAGAGGTGAAGAGGGGAAGGAAGTGATAGACGAAGAGAAGCTGTGGAAACTGGAGGCGGAAAAAGACGTCCATGCCACTCAACTGCGTGATTTGGCCAGTCTAGTTAGTGCTTCCCAGTATTCTTCCACTGAGGATGAGCTGGATAGAGTTGGAgagaaggaggtggaggaggaagtaAATGAAGGAGGAATTAAGAGGGAGGAAGCAGTGCGAAAGAATCGGGAAAGGAGAGAATCATTTGGAAATTTGGATGTGGCAATGTTTGATTTAAGGTATGAAATTAAGGAAAGAAAGACGGAGAGCAGTGATGAAAAAGTTGAAGATGTCCAACAAGATCAAACAGAGAAAACGGAGGAGATATTATCCTTACATGAGACAAAAGTGCAACAAGAGAAGTGGCCAGACAAAAAGgaaggagaagagagacaggaagaggaaAATATTAGAGAAAGCAAAGGGAGTCAGGAGACAGCCGTAGACAGCGATGAGGAAGATGCAGAATTTCACAGAATAATCAGCAGCATGTTAATGATGACTTTGGACGACATGCAGGTAGAGACATCGAAGGATGAAACTGCAGAAAATAGGAGCATAAATAGAGAGCCAGAGGAAGTAGACACAGATGAGAATGTAAAAGTTGGGTTCGAAAATGGATTTGAGGAAACCGCTGTTGACGCACAAAGCACAAATGAATCAGAGGAGACGGAAAGTGCTAAAGGGGTCCAAAGTCAAGACGACAACTTGATGCCAGAGTCggctgtgagagagagagcaggagaaaaTGTATGTGAGCAAATTCGAGGAGATATTTCCAGAAAAAAGGAGAGTGGAGATGCCACAGGTAAAAATGACAATGAGCAGGAAAAAGATGCAGATgcacaagaaaaaagaaatttagCAATTAAAGAGACACTTAAGGATCATGACGAACAAGAGGACAGAAAAGTCACGACTGAGTGGAAAATGATAGAGACGCAAGAAGATACTGCAGAGGAAGcttttgaaaataaagaaatggatATAAGACTTAAGGAAGTGTCTTCTCGACAGGAGGGTTTACTGTCACCTGAGGAGATTCAAAGT AGGTACACGGCGGTGTCTCTGCGCAGCATCACCACTGAGGTCCTGAAGGTGTTGAATGCCACTgaagagctgctgctgcagggggTGGAGGGAGGAGACGGCCCCCGACTCTCTAGCGCCTCTCTGCCCCCCAACACAGACCCAAAGAAACTGGATCAACAGTTCTCCAGACTGGAGGAGAAT cggttcctcccacaggtggtgggcccatgggatggagagggaggtgcCACATTGCTTTTTTCAGGCTGTGACCGGCCAGGCTCCGTGGCAATcccggccaccaggcgctcgctgacgagccctccatctgggcctggctccagaagggggcccccgggcttcctccggccAGG GTGTATGTGGCAGCTGGAGAGGTGTACAGTCTGGAGGCGGAGCTGA
- the myripa gene encoding uncharacterized protein myripa isoform X1 produces MAARVVSAMGRKIDLSGLKDNEAEHVLQVVQRDMRLRKKEEERLSELKQELDEEGSRCLLLSRQRYFNQRCCIRCCSPFTFLLNTKRQCNDCHYNVCKACRVYNKQDKAWLCSTCQKSRLLKTQSLEWFYTNVKTRFKRFGSAKVLKTLYRKHLAEHSALSELAEGSAYEESICNEGSICGSDSTFYRQSEDHSMAETLTVASRVAEEAVDEAISKAESDIANQEKQNEAHYLREHRGELIEELAKTIVQKIINTRKALAEMRAEYDQDWPVERNTDLYHDQSDCDQASSSLKHQPALWRSHSAFSLLDNYPPGLIQDSLQELKKDGGRLAMSPWKSVDRLDNIGVSSVLKSPDGNWIALQSAQLSRPSLLTRRKSLVFSALERESEVVSAYEGMGSDLETKPESDRSWGAVLQEINRNMTDSNSNLQDTRDRIPSLLMGRRGSRDDLSSDSEGDWKRKLPAEIRRSSTSHRTSIIDVNFNVERAGVEEESKVAAEPEVEKVRRSRKKKKSKKESSSSVLDNSNKDNHLQHSSDAGTPEPFHLEGDMTGYGANQIEQELTLKPTLNQLAGHVSESSTGGEEEVRDAGNDGQREIKRRGSEDRDEEDERLWRREIDLDEDRTEEEEDIDDKEMKYRLFRLIAQSKLAYFSSTDNELDKAGQSKEEWEGDRDEDMDEQKVKKTDGLNSKKKVRANQFSSTEDELDRVGVMDEEKTGDEEEEDELAVKLCRLANQANATQFSSTEDELDRAGRGEEGKEVIDEEKLWKLEAEKDVHATQLRDLASLVSASQYSSTEDELDRVGEKEVEEEVNEGGIKREEAVRKNRERRESFGNLDVAMFDLRYEIKERKTESSDEKVEDVQQDQTEKTEEILSLHETKVQQEKWPDKKEGEERQEEENIRESKGSQETAVDSDEEDAEFHRIISSMLMMTLDDMQVETSKDETAENRSINREPEEVDTDENVKVGFENGFEETAVDAQSTNESEETESAKGVQSQDDNLMPESAVRERAGENVCEQIRGDISRKKESGDATGKNDNEQEKDADAQEKRNLAIKETLKDHDEQEDRKVTTEWKMIETQEDTAEEAFENKEMDIRLKEVSSRQEGLLSPEEIQSRYTAVSLRSITTEVLKVLNATEELLLQGVEGGDGPRLSSASLPPNTDPKKLDQQFSRLEENVYVAAGEVYSLEAELRDLEECARGICSGTSDMELSFLEEQIASAAAKVQQSELQTCDISARIAALKSAGLNVDPQQSRFTKTKTIPVMPVTVDSSRQLRRRLPAPPVKEDKEET; encoded by the exons ATGGCAGCCAGAGTTGTGTCAGCGATGGGCAGGAAGATAGATCTGTCGGGGCTAAAGGACAACGAGGCGGAGCATGTGCTGCAAGTGGTGCAGAGGGACATGAGGCTAcgaaagaaggaggaggaacgCCTCAG TGAACTGAAGCAGGAGCTGGACGAGGAGGGCAGTCGCTGCCTCCTGCTGTCACGGCAGAGATACTTTAACCAGCGGTGCTGCATCCGCTGCTGCTCGCCCTTCACCTTCCTGCTCAACACAAAGCGCCAATGCAACGACTGCCACTACAACGTCTGCAAGGCCTGCCGGGTCTACAACAAGCAGGACAAAGCCTGGCTCTGCTCCACCTGCCAGAAGAGCAG gtTGTTGAAGACACAGTCACTAGAGTGGTTCTACACTAATGTGAAGACGCGCTTTAAGAGGTTCGGCAGTGCCAAAGTGCTGAAGACTCTTTACAGGAAGCACCTGGCAGAGCACAGCGCACTTTCAGAACTTGCTG aGGGCAGCGCTTACGAGGAGAGTATCTGCAATGAGGGCAGCATCTGTGGGAGTGACTCAACCTTCTACAGACAAAGTGAAG ACCACAGCATGGCAGAGACACTCACTGTGGCCTCGCGGGTGGCAGAGGAGGCTGTAGACGAGGCCATTTCCAAGGCTGAGTCCGACATTGCCAATCAG GAGAAGCAGAATGAGGCTCACTATCTGCGGGAGCACAGAGGAGAGCTCATTGAGGAACTAGCCAAAACTATTGTGCAAAAA ATTATTAATACGAGGAAGGCTTTGGCTGAGATGAGAGCAGAATATGACCAGGATTGGCCAGTTGAACGTAACACTGACCTTTATCATGATCAGTCTGACTGTGATCAAGCCTCCAGCTCCCTTAAACACCAACCAGCCCTCTGG AGGTCACACTCTGCCTTCTCCCTGTTGGACAATTACCCTCCAGGTCTGATACAAGACTCCTTACAGGAGCTAAAGAAGGACGGAGGTAGGTTAGCTATGTCACCCTGGAAGAGTGTAGACCGGCTGGACAACATTG gtgtgtccTCAGTGCTGAAGAGCCCAGACGGGAACTGGATCGCCCTGCAGAGCGCTCAGCTCTCTCGTCCCAGCCTGCTGACCAGAAGGAAGAGCCTGGTCTTCAGTGCCTTGGAGAGGGAGTCTGAAGTGGTGTCCGCCTACGAAGGCATGGGCTCTGACCTTGAAACCAAACCCGAATCTGACAGATCCTGGGGTGCCGTCCTCCAGGAGATCAACAGGAACATGACAGACTCGAACTCCAACCTGCAGGACACCCGCGACAGGATCCCGTCCCTGCTGATGGGCCGCCGAGGTAGCAGAGACGATCTGTCTTCAGACTCTGAGGGGGACTGGAAGAGGAAGCTACCCGCAGAGATCAGGCGATCGTCAACCTCCCATAGGACCAGCATCATCGATGTGAACTTTAATGTGGAAAGAGCCGGAGTGGAAGAGGAGAGCAAGGTGGCTGCAGAGCCGGAGGTGGAAAAAGTCAGGAGATCgcggaagaaaaagaagagtaaAAAAGAGTCGTCTTCCTCTGTGCTG GATAACAGCAACAAAGACAACCATTTGCAACATTCTTCTGATGCTGGAACCCCTGAACCTTTTCACCTCGAGGGTGACATGACAGGGTATGGAGCAAATCAGATTGAGCAGGAGCTCACGCTAAAACCTACGCTAAATCAGCTAGCAGGCCACGTTTCTGAGTCCTCCaccggaggagaagaagaagtgaGAGATGCTGGTAATGATGGACAGAGGGAGATAAAGAGACGGGGGAGTGAGGACAGAGATGAAGAAGATGagaggctgtggaggagggaGATTGACTTGGATGAAGAtagaacagaggaagaggaagacataGATGATAAAGAGATGAAATACAGATTATTCAGGCTCATCGCACAGTCCAAACTCGCATACTTCTCATCTACTGATAATGAGTTAGACAAAGCTGGTCAGAGTAAAGAAGAATGGGAAGGAGACAGGGATGAAGATATGGATGAGCAAAAGGTGAAAAAGACAGATGGACTTAATTCTAAAAAGAAAGTCAGGGCCAACCAGTTCTCCTCCACAGAGGATGAGCTGGACAGAGTTGGAGTCATGGATGAAGAGAAGACAGgcgacgaggaggaggaggatgagctGGCAGTGAAACTGTGCCGATTAGCTAACCAAGCCAACGCCACCCAGTTTTCATCCACGGAGGATGAGTTAGACCGAGCAGGCAGAGGTGAAGAGGGGAAGGAAGTGATAGACGAAGAGAAGCTGTGGAAACTGGAGGCGGAAAAAGACGTCCATGCCACTCAACTGCGTGATTTGGCCAGTCTAGTTAGTGCTTCCCAGTATTCTTCCACTGAGGATGAGCTGGATAGAGTTGGAgagaaggaggtggaggaggaagtaAATGAAGGAGGAATTAAGAGGGAGGAAGCAGTGCGAAAGAATCGGGAAAGGAGAGAATCATTTGGAAATTTGGATGTGGCAATGTTTGATTTAAGGTATGAAATTAAGGAAAGAAAGACGGAGAGCAGTGATGAAAAAGTTGAAGATGTCCAACAAGATCAAACAGAGAAAACGGAGGAGATATTATCCTTACATGAGACAAAAGTGCAACAAGAGAAGTGGCCAGACAAAAAGgaaggagaagagagacaggaagaggaaAATATTAGAGAAAGCAAAGGGAGTCAGGAGACAGCCGTAGACAGCGATGAGGAAGATGCAGAATTTCACAGAATAATCAGCAGCATGTTAATGATGACTTTGGACGACATGCAGGTAGAGACATCGAAGGATGAAACTGCAGAAAATAGGAGCATAAATAGAGAGCCAGAGGAAGTAGACACAGATGAGAATGTAAAAGTTGGGTTCGAAAATGGATTTGAGGAAACCGCTGTTGACGCACAAAGCACAAATGAATCAGAGGAGACGGAAAGTGCTAAAGGGGTCCAAAGTCAAGACGACAACTTGATGCCAGAGTCggctgtgagagagagagcaggagaaaaTGTATGTGAGCAAATTCGAGGAGATATTTCCAGAAAAAAGGAGAGTGGAGATGCCACAGGTAAAAATGACAATGAGCAGGAAAAAGATGCAGATgcacaagaaaaaagaaatttagCAATTAAAGAGACACTTAAGGATCATGACGAACAAGAGGACAGAAAAGTCACGACTGAGTGGAAAATGATAGAGACGCAAGAAGATACTGCAGAGGAAGcttttgaaaataaagaaatggatATAAGACTTAAGGAAGTGTCTTCTCGACAGGAGGGTTTACTGTCACCTGAGGAGATTCAAAGT AGGTACACGGCGGTGTCTCTGCGCAGCATCACCACTGAGGTCCTGAAGGTGTTGAATGCCACTgaagagctgctgctgcagggggTGGAGGGAGGAGACGGCCCCCGACTCTCTAGCGCCTCTCTGCCCCCCAACACAGACCCAAAGAAACTGGATCAACAGTTCTCCAGACTGGAGGAGAAT GTGTATGTGGCAGCTGGAGAGGTGTACAGTCTGGAGGCGGAGCTGAGGGACCTGGAGGAGTGTGCAAGGGGCATCTGCAGCGGGACGTCCGACATGGAGCTGTCCTTCCTGGAGGAGCAGATAGCATCTGCAGCTGCTAAGGTTCAACAGTCTGAGCTGCAG ACTTGTGACATCTCGGCCAGAATTGCTGCTTTGAAGAGTGCAGGCCTCAATGTGGACCCACAACAGTCACGCTTCACTAAGACCAAGACTATTCCAGTTATG CCTGTTACTGTGGACTCATCAAGACAGCTGAGGAGGCGATTACCTGCACCACCAGTGAAAG AAGACAAAGAGGAAACCTAA